Proteins from one Campylobacter concisus genomic window:
- a CDS encoding FixH family protein: MDKKTFWPYAIVLSFIAIIIACAVTIIIALKHPVEMDSSYMQSYQNVDENITFIKESEKRFDEKFDLKFEPNFNALNAKFKFHITPKKGEISALKYEILLTRPQTNKENKILRASWQENDLVSEETSLKEGRWQLLLRLSDTNDTRYYKFDLNVTK; encoded by the coding sequence ATGGATAAAAAAACCTTTTGGCCTTATGCTATCGTGCTTAGCTTCATTGCTATCATTATCGCTTGTGCAGTAACGATCATCATAGCGCTGAAACATCCAGTAGAGATGGATAGCTCTTATATGCAAAGCTACCAAAATGTCGATGAAAACATAACCTTTATCAAAGAGAGTGAAAAACGCTTTGATGAGAAATTTGATCTAAAATTTGAGCCAAATTTTAACGCCTTAAATGCTAAGTTTAAATTTCATATAACTCCCAAAAAAGGAGAAATTTCAGCTTTAAAATATGAAATTTTACTTACTCGCCCACAGACAAATAAAGAAAATAAAATTTTAAGAGCTTCATGGCAAGAAAATGATCTAGTAAGCGAAGAAACAAGTCTAAAAGAAGGTAGATGGCAACTACTTTTAAGGCTAAGTGACACTAATGACACAAGGTATTATAAATTTGATCTTAATGTCACAAAATGA